From one Spiroplasma endosymbiont of Panorpa germanica genomic stretch:
- a CDS encoding DivIVA domain-containing protein, giving the protein MNYVKYKKEDIAKKDFTVEFKGYKVEEVDLFLDEITRDYEIAEFEQQKLKDKLSTLEIENRNLMEENDKIIASLQLSQQQLDKLARSGVNSSSILKRIANLEKQNLGQK; this is encoded by the coding sequence ATGAATTACGTTAAATACAAAAAAGAAGATATTGCTAAAAAGGATTTTACAGTTGAATTTAAAGGTTATAAAGTTGAAGAAGTCGACTTATTTTTAGATGAAATAACAAGAGATTATGAAATTGCTGAATTCGAGCAACAAAAACTTAAGGACAAATTATCAACTTTAGAAATTGAAAACAGAAATTTAATGGAAGAAAATGATAAAATTATTGCCAGTTTACAACTGTCACAACAACAATTAGATAAACTAGCTCGAAGTGGTGTTAATAGTAGTTCAATTTTAAAACGAATTGCTAACCTAGAAAAGCAAAATTTAGGTCAAAAATAG
- a CDS encoding HU family DNA-binding protein yields MTKKELSEKLASSFDVQKAEADKMVSFIFEELTGALVSGDEVSIAGFGKFSVADRAAREGINPSSGQKIQIAATKVAKFKVAKQLKEAVANSK; encoded by the coding sequence ATGACAAAAAAAGAATTATCAGAAAAATTAGCTTCTAGTTTTGATGTACAAAAAGCTGAGGCTGACAAAATGGTTTCATTTATTTTTGAAGAATTGACAGGAGCTTTAGTTTCTGGGGATGAAGTATCAATTGCTGGTTTTGGAAAATTCTCAGTTGCTGATAGAGCAGCTCGCGAAGGAATTAATCCATCAAGTGGTCAAAAAATCCAAATTGCTGCAACAAAAGTTGCTAAATTCAAAGTTGCAAAACAACTTAAAGAAGCAGTTGCTAATAGTAAATAA
- the cmk gene encoding (d)CMP kinase — MKKINIAVDGPAGSGKSATMKIVAQKLNYHFFDTGLMYRAFTWFANYKKINFNENSEIVNLLKEFDFKINSDRVYVNNIDVTNELSSNEIIKNINKITINKEVRDWMVTEQRNLVQGKGFVVVGRDIGSVVLKDAELKIYLDCSVESRSLRRFKQNQEQNITPNIIEDIKKAIQNRDQSDMQREQGPLVKTQDAILVDNSNLTINQAVDLILQAVDKKIN; from the coding sequence ATGAAAAAAATCAATATTGCCGTGGATGGACCAGCAGGGAGTGGTAAATCAGCTACAATGAAAATAGTAGCTCAAAAATTAAATTATCATTTTTTTGATACTGGTTTAATGTATCGTGCTTTTACTTGATTTGCAAATTACAAAAAAATCAACTTTAATGAAAATTCAGAAATTGTTAATTTACTAAAAGAATTTGATTTTAAGATTAATTCAGACAGAGTTTATGTTAATAATATTGATGTGACCAATGAATTATCATCAAATGAGATTATCAAAAATATTAATAAAATAACTATTAATAAAGAAGTTCGCGACTGAATGGTAACTGAACAAAGAAATTTAGTTCAAGGAAAAGGTTTTGTTGTTGTTGGACGTGATATTGGTTCAGTTGTTCTAAAAGATGCGGAGCTAAAAATATATTTGGATTGCTCAGTGGAATCTAGATCTTTGCGAAGATTTAAACAAAATCAAGAACAAAACATAACCCCAAATATCATTGAAGATATTAAAAAAGCAATCCAAAATCGCGATCAAAGTGACATGCAAAGAGAACAAGGTCCTTTAGTTAAAACACAAGATGCGATTTTGGTTGACAATAGCAATCTGACAATTAACCAAGCTGTTGATTTAATTCTCCAAGCTGTTGATAAAAAAATAAATTAG
- a CDS encoding CinA family protein, translating to MKKLLKLLIDKNLTICACESFTGGLFANEITNIPNASKVFSGSLVTYSIESKTNIVDVKKETLENYTTVSSQVALQMAKGALKKFNSDICVSFTGNAGPGPSDNPNIGLGFIAIVTSDFEKVIKIELKINSRKKIKKLAVKICVEQLIYYIKNDFHN from the coding sequence GTGAAAAAGTTATTAAAACTGCTTATTGATAAAAATTTAACTATTTGTGCTTGTGAATCCTTTACAGGAGGTTTATTTGCAAATGAAATTACCAATATTCCAAACGCTAGTAAAGTTTTTTCTGGAAGTTTAGTTACCTATTCAATAGAATCAAAAACAAACATAGTTGATGTTAAAAAAGAAACTTTGGAAAATTACACCACTGTTTCTTCGCAAGTTGCGCTGCAAATGGCTAAAGGTGCTTTAAAAAAATTTAATAGTGATATTTGCGTTAGCTTTACAGGAAATGCTGGACCAGGACCAAGTGATAATCCAAATATCGGCCTGGGCTTTATAGCAATTGTAACTAGTGATTTTGAAAAGGTTATTAAAATTGAATTAAAAATAAATTCTAGAAAAAAAATCAAGAAATTAGCTGTCAAAATTTGTGTTGAGCAACTAATTTATTATATTAAAAATGATTTTCATAATTAA
- a CDS encoding Holliday junction resolvase RecU, which yields MNLLLNKGMFLETVINHANEYYNDNNIALISKINVNINLVKVENKQITKANFKKNFNCDYIGIYQGIYLEFEAKETYKDYFSIVNLKKDQHDKLTRVQEHLGLGFLIIYFHNFNKYFIVSITKINLLKSSDKKIPMSWFEDYGYELFMSKNIVFDYIKGVNQLINCI from the coding sequence ATGAATTTGCTATTAAATAAGGGAATGTTTCTAGAAACAGTAATCAACCATGCTAACGAATACTACAATGATAATAATATTGCTTTAATTTCTAAAATCAACGTCAATATTAATCTGGTCAAAGTTGAAAATAAACAAATTACTAAAGCTAATTTTAAAAAGAATTTTAATTGCGACTATATTGGCATTTACCAGGGTATTTATCTTGAATTTGAAGCTAAAGAAACTTATAAGGATTATTTCTCCATCGTTAATTTGAAAAAAGACCAACACGATAAATTAACCCGAGTTCAAGAACATTTAGGTTTGGGATTTTTAATCATTTATTTTCATAACTTTAATAAGTATTTTATTGTTAGCATTACTAAGATTAATCTTTTAAAAAGTAGCGATAAAAAAATACCCATGTCTTGATTTGAAGATTACGGGTATGAATTATTTATGAGCAAAAATATTGTTTTTGATTATATTAAAGGGGTTAATCAGCTAATCAATTGTATTTAG
- a CDS encoding dihydrolipoamide acetyltransferase family protein produces MFKVKFADIGEGLTEGTVFKVNFKVGDKVEEGDELFTVETDKVTAEIPAPVNGIISAVNIKEGQLIKVGDVVIEIDEGGQASPKPQEPAKKAEKTEKVEEGASVVGAVPISNELIKPRTLEKVEKSTTNDDYRSTPLARKIAASNNIDLSKIKGTGPYNRILVEDVLKSGAVVDSPAVQPTQEAVNKISEFKLDLTEEVIRQPLTGMRKAISKAMSQSHTVIPAVTLTKTVDISKIVELRAELKNSKIGETFKVTYLPIIVKAVTITLQQIENINVSLDGDDLLIKKFYNIGIAVDTPRGLVVPVVKNANFKTINQISNEIRDLANKAKNNNLTPSDIKGGTFTVSNFGSAGVEFATPIINHPEAAILGVGTIIEQLGFNSEKEIVTKYMLPLSLTVDHRIIDGADGGRFLTQIAQLLENPLALFIN; encoded by the coding sequence ATGTTTAAAGTAAAATTTGCCGATATTGGAGAGGGATTAACAGAAGGGACAGTTTTCAAAGTTAATTTTAAAGTTGGAGATAAAGTTGAAGAGGGTGATGAGTTATTCACTGTTGAAACTGATAAAGTCACCGCAGAAATTCCAGCACCAGTAAATGGTATTATATCTGCTGTGAATATTAAAGAAGGACAGTTAATTAAAGTTGGTGATGTGGTAATTGAAATTGATGAAGGTGGACAGGCTTCACCAAAACCCCAAGAACCAGCTAAAAAAGCTGAGAAAACTGAAAAAGTTGAAGAAGGGGCTAGTGTTGTGGGGGCTGTTCCCATTTCAAATGAATTGATCAAACCTAGAACTTTAGAAAAAGTTGAGAAAAGTACCACAAATGATGATTATCGTTCAACCCCATTGGCAAGAAAGATTGCTGCAAGTAACAACATTGATTTAAGTAAAATTAAGGGAACCGGTCCTTACAATAGAATTTTAGTTGAAGACGTTTTAAAAAGCGGAGCTGTTGTTGATTCACCAGCGGTTCAACCAACACAAGAAGCTGTTAATAAAATTTCAGAATTTAAATTAGATTTAACAGAAGAAGTAATTCGCCAACCATTAACAGGAATGAGAAAAGCCATTTCAAAAGCGATGAGTCAATCACACACCGTTATCCCTGCAGTTACTTTAACTAAAACTGTGGATATTTCAAAAATTGTCGAACTTCGTGCTGAATTAAAAAATTCAAAAATTGGAGAAACATTTAAGGTGACATATCTACCAATTATAGTAAAAGCTGTAACCATTACTTTGCAACAAATTGAAAATATTAATGTCAGTCTTGATGGCGATGACCTGTTGATTAAGAAATTTTATAACATCGGAATTGCTGTTGACACTCCTCGTGGATTAGTTGTTCCTGTTGTTAAAAATGCTAATTTTAAAACCATTAATCAAATATCAAATGAAATCAGAGATTTAGCTAATAAAGCTAAAAATAATAATTTAACCCCAAGCGATATTAAAGGAGGAACCTTTACAGTTTCAAACTTTGGTTCAGCTGGAGTTGAGTTTGCCACACCAATTATAAACCACCCCGAAGCAGCTATTTTGGGTGTTGGAACTATTATTGAACAACTAGGATTTAATAGTGAAAAAGAGATTGTAACCAAATATATGTTACCGCTATCTTTAACAGTTGATCACAGAATAATTGATGGTGCAGATGGAGGAAGATTTTTAACTCAAATTGCCCAATTATTAGAAAACCCCTTAGCATTATTTATAAACTAG
- the der gene encoding ribosome biogenesis GTPase Der: MKKKGLVAIVGRPNVGKSTLFNRIIREKKAIVEDIPGVTRDRMYGTAEWLTLPFIVIDTGGITLQDAPFAKEIKMQAEIAIDEADVIVFVINYREGITPEDEVVAKILYKSKKPVLLAVNKYDKKESDEEAYQFMTLGFGEPTLISSTHGIGVGDLLDKVVNSMPRQPDINQKDVTNIAIIGKPNVGKSSLVNAITGENRMIVSEISGTTTDAVDSKITVNNQKYVLIDTAGIRKRGRIYENLEKYSYLRSLTSINKADIVLLIIDASVPISDQDTNIGGLAFEEHKPIILIGNKWDIIENKNTNSMIKKEEEFKAYFKYLQYAHMVFISAKENLRISKIFSAVEHVNENLKKRIKTSVLNEVLNKAQLLNPAPNHNGGRLKIYYGSQVEAYLPTFVMFVNNPSYVHFSYKRFLENQIRQQFDFDGVPMNLIFRERK; encoded by the coding sequence ATGAAGAAAAAAGGTCTTGTGGCTATTGTTGGTAGACCCAATGTAGGAAAATCAACTCTTTTTAATAGAATAATTAGAGAAAAAAAAGCAATTGTTGAAGATATCCCGGGTGTAACCAGAGACCGTATGTATGGTACTGCTGAATGACTAACATTGCCATTTATAGTAATTGATACGGGAGGTATCACCCTACAAGATGCACCATTTGCCAAAGAAATTAAGATGCAAGCAGAAATAGCGATTGATGAAGCTGATGTTATTGTCTTTGTTATAAATTATCGTGAAGGTATTACTCCTGAAGATGAGGTTGTTGCTAAAATTCTTTATAAATCAAAAAAACCAGTTCTGTTAGCAGTGAATAAATACGATAAGAAAGAATCAGATGAAGAAGCTTACCAATTTATGACTTTAGGTTTTGGAGAACCTACATTAATTTCTTCAACTCATGGAATCGGAGTGGGAGATTTGCTTGATAAAGTTGTAAACTCGATGCCAAGACAACCCGATATTAATCAAAAAGATGTTACCAACATTGCAATTATTGGTAAACCTAATGTTGGAAAATCATCTTTGGTGAATGCAATAACAGGTGAAAATAGAATGATTGTTAGTGAAATTTCAGGAACCACAACTGATGCGGTAGATAGTAAGATAACTGTTAATAATCAAAAATACGTCCTGATTGATACTGCAGGTATCAGAAAAAGAGGCCGTATTTATGAGAATTTAGAAAAATATAGTTATCTTAGGTCGCTTACAAGTATTAATAAAGCAGATATTGTTTTACTAATTATCGATGCTTCAGTTCCGATTTCAGATCAAGATACCAATATTGGTGGTTTGGCTTTTGAAGAGCATAAACCCATTATATTAATAGGAAATAAATGAGATATTATCGAAAATAAAAACACCAATTCAATGATTAAAAAAGAAGAAGAATTTAAAGCGTACTTTAAATATCTTCAATATGCTCATATGGTATTTATTTCTGCTAAAGAAAATTTGAGAATTAGCAAAATATTTTCTGCTGTTGAGCATGTTAATGAAAACTTGAAAAAAAGAATTAAGACCAGCGTTTTAAATGAAGTTTTAAATAAAGCACAACTTTTAAACCCGGCTCCAAATCATAATGGGGGACGTTTAAAAATTTACTACGGATCACAAGTGGAGGCTTATTTACCAACATTTGTAATGTTTGTTAATAACCCAAGTTATGTACACTTTTCATATAAGCGATTTTTAGAAAATCAAATCCGTCAACAATTTGATTTTGACGGAGTACCAATGAATCTAATATTTAGAGAAAGAAAGTAG
- a CDS encoding NAD(P)H-dependent glycerol-3-phosphate dehydrogenase has translation MKNITIIGTGAYGTVLANVLADNSHQVVMYGIDNNQVDDINLNHKNSVFFKDLLLNSNIKATSDLPAALEKTEILVLGVPTLAIEKVISEVKKYAKHQMIIINVAKGLDEENLDVLSKKVVKLFEGTNLLKSYGALFGPSVAIEVIKRKPTCIMSCSEDVQVAKQIAEVFNNEYFRVLPTSDLKGCEISAALKNTVAIASGILFGFEGSDNSKASLITIGNNEIMKLGLAYGAKIETFTNFACLGDLILTATSHKSRNFSLGLEIAKTDDAQKVLQNYGFTVEGVTACKIAHKMALKANIHLPLFEIMYQILYNNKVPSATINNIFNDIILV, from the coding sequence ATGAAAAATATTACAATTATAGGAACTGGTGCTTATGGAACTGTTTTAGCTAATGTTTTAGCTGATAACTCCCATCAAGTGGTGATGTATGGAATCGATAATAATCAAGTCGATGATATAAATCTGAACCATAAAAACTCTGTGTTTTTTAAGGATTTATTATTGAACTCAAACATTAAAGCAACCTCCGATTTGCCCGCAGCCTTAGAAAAAACAGAAATTCTAGTTTTAGGGGTTCCAACTTTAGCGATTGAGAAAGTAATCAGTGAAGTTAAGAAATATGCAAAACACCAAATGATTATTATAAATGTAGCCAAGGGATTAGATGAAGAAAATCTTGATGTTTTAAGTAAAAAAGTTGTTAAGTTATTTGAGGGTACTAATTTATTAAAATCTTATGGAGCTTTATTTGGTCCATCAGTGGCTATTGAGGTTATCAAAAGAAAACCAACTTGTATAATGAGCTGTAGCGAAGATGTTCAAGTAGCTAAACAAATTGCTGAAGTTTTTAACAACGAGTACTTTAGAGTTCTTCCAACAAGTGATTTAAAGGGCTGTGAAATTAGTGCCGCTTTAAAAAATACAGTGGCCATAGCTAGTGGAATACTATTTGGGTTTGAAGGTTCAGATAACTCAAAAGCTAGTTTAATTACCATTGGAAATAATGAAATTATGAAACTGGGTCTAGCATATGGAGCTAAAATTGAAACCTTCACAAATTTTGCTTGTTTAGGAGATTTGATTTTAACTGCAACAAGTCATAAATCAAGAAACTTCTCATTAGGACTTGAAATAGCCAAAACAGACGATGCTCAAAAAGTATTGCAAAATTATGGATTCACAGTTGAGGGTGTAACAGCTTGTAAAATCGCCCATAAAATGGCTTTGAAAGCAAATATTCATTTACCTTTGTTTGAAATCATGTATCAAATACTCTATAATAATAAAGTGCCAAGTGCGACTATTAATAATATTTTTAATGATATTATATTAGTATAG
- a CDS encoding DnaD family protein: protein MLVDLIKNRIIQKKSLLLYYYKTIGLNENQVLIILLIMQLSSDDRKFVTARELSDFMTLTIEEIDSQISNLVKSKFIKIENKNGKSIINLSPLFTQLAIICENSLANKNSESNLVKIIQDQFEIPMNEDQKNSIKNFLERDISIQTLTELIITNDIKDYETLEKLIKSSIRSKPKELTKYNWLAD from the coding sequence GTGTTAGTTGACTTAATTAAAAATCGAATAATTCAAAAAAAATCTTTATTGCTATATTATTACAAAACTATCGGTCTAAATGAAAATCAAGTTCTAATAATTTTGCTAATAATGCAATTATCAAGTGACGATCGTAAGTTTGTAACAGCTAGAGAATTAAGCGATTTTATGACTTTAACTATTGAAGAAATTGATTCGCAAATCTCTAATTTGGTTAAATCAAAGTTTATTAAAATTGAAAATAAGAATGGTAAATCAATAATTAATTTATCACCATTGTTCACTCAATTAGCTATTATTTGTGAAAACTCTTTGGCTAATAAAAATAGTGAATCAAACTTAGTAAAAATAATTCAAGATCAGTTCGAAATTCCGATGAATGAAGATCAAAAAAATTCGATTAAGAATTTTTTGGAAAGAGACATCTCAATTCAAACACTTACAGAATTAATAATTACAAATGATATTAAAGATTATGAAACACTTGAAAAATTAATTAAGAGTTCAATTAGGTCTAAACCAAAAGAACTAACTAAATACAATTGATTAGCTGATTAA
- the lpdA gene encoding dihydrolipoyl dehydrogenase produces MREYDLAIIGAGPGGYVAAIKAAQHGLKTLIIEKEYYGGVCLNVGCIPTKALLKSTSVYNTMKNAEKYGIKVDADSIKPDWSAMLKRKEAVIKQLVSGVEALIKKNKVDRLDGLAEIIDNNSLTVNNEVVKFKNLIIATGSSANELTLPGFDEAKKKGTLITSTEALSLKEIPKKIVIIGGGVIGIEFSSLFRRLGTQVTILQGLDTILEILDRDISKEMTRKLLTRPNVKIETNAQIIKIEGKKIFFKNKEGVETSVEFDYVLQSVGRKPVLPKFGKAAINLNPRGGIEINDYCQTSVPNIYAIGDVTSKIMLAHVASNQAEVAIENIVGKPTKMNYNFMPSCIYTSPEVAAVGLTEEQVKKDNIPYKAFKFPLIANGKSIADGNTDGFVKVIIDPKYGQILGAHIIASTATDMISEITTLMVAEGTIAELAKSVHPHPTVSEAIMEVAIALQDKPLHL; encoded by the coding sequence ATGAGAGAATACGATTTAGCAATAATTGGAGCAGGTCCGGGTGGATATGTTGCTGCAATTAAAGCCGCTCAGCATGGTTTGAAAACTCTGATAATTGAAAAAGAGTACTATGGTGGAGTATGTTTAAATGTTGGGTGCATCCCAACCAAGGCCTTACTTAAAAGCACGAGTGTTTATAATACAATGAAAAATGCGGAAAAATACGGAATTAAAGTGGATGCAGATTCAATTAAACCCGACTGAAGCGCGATGTTAAAAAGAAAAGAAGCTGTTATTAAACAACTAGTTAGTGGAGTTGAAGCTTTAATTAAGAAAAATAAAGTAGATCGCCTTGATGGTTTAGCAGAAATTATTGACAACAATAGTTTGACAGTTAATAATGAGGTTGTTAAATTTAAGAATCTGATAATTGCCACGGGAAGTAGTGCCAATGAATTGACCTTGCCAGGGTTTGACGAAGCTAAGAAAAAAGGTACTTTAATTACATCAACTGAAGCTTTATCCTTAAAAGAAATACCTAAAAAAATTGTTATTATTGGGGGAGGGGTTATTGGAATTGAGTTTTCTTCACTATTTCGTCGCCTAGGAACTCAGGTAACTATTCTTCAAGGACTAGATACAATTTTAGAAATCCTTGATAGAGATATTTCAAAAGAGATGACAAGAAAACTTCTAACTCGACCAAATGTTAAAATTGAAACCAATGCACAAATCATTAAAATTGAGGGTAAAAAAATCTTCTTTAAAAATAAAGAAGGAGTTGAAACGAGTGTTGAATTTGACTACGTTTTACAATCTGTTGGACGTAAACCAGTTTTACCAAAATTTGGTAAAGCTGCCATCAATTTAAATCCTCGTGGGGGTATTGAAATTAATGACTATTGTCAAACTTCAGTTCCCAATATTTATGCAATTGGTGATGTTACTAGCAAAATAATGTTAGCTCATGTGGCTTCAAATCAAGCTGAGGTGGCTATTGAAAATATTGTTGGTAAACCAACTAAAATGAATTATAACTTTATGCCTTCTTGTATTTATACTTCCCCAGAAGTTGCAGCTGTTGGACTAACCGAAGAGCAAGTTAAGAAGGATAATATCCCTTATAAGGCTTTTAAATTCCCCTTAATTGCCAATGGGAAGTCAATTGCTGATGGAAATACAGATGGATTTGTAAAAGTGATAATTGACCCTAAATACGGTCAAATTTTAGGGGCTCATATCATAGCTTCCACAGCAACAGATATGATTTCTGAAATTACAACTTTAATGGTGGCAGAAGGAACTATTGCTGAATTAGCTAAATCAGTTCACCCCCACCCAACAGTTAGTGAGGCTATCATGGAAGTTGCTATTGCACTTCAAGATAAACCTCTACATTTATAA
- a CDS encoding ferredoxin — translation MDKKRTWIDQSICIGCQACVEMDENDILFMDENGLAQAKPNDLKLEESQMVCPTGAVNIDDN, via the coding sequence ATGGACAAAAAAAGAACATGAATCGATCAATCAATTTGTATCGGCTGCCAAGCTTGTGTAGAAATGGACGAAAATGACATTTTATTCATGGATGAAAATGGCCTAGCTCAAGCTAAGCCAAATGATTTAAAACTAGAAGAATCACAAATGGTCTGCCCAACTGGTGCTGTTAATATTGACGATAACTAA
- a CDS encoding alpha-ketoacid dehydrogenase subunit beta, protein MPAFNNIQALNHALEIAMEKHSNIVIYGEDAGFEGGVFRATVGLQQKFGESRVFDAPIAEATLAGQAIGMSVAGMRPIVEMQFEGFSYPALQNIFTHVARFRNRTRGRWTCPMVIRMPMGGGIRALEHHSEAVEAMFAHCPGLTVVIPSTPFDTKGLLLAAIESNDPVIFLEPTKIYRAFKQEIPEEYYTLPLGEAYKIQEGDDLTIVTYGAQVVDCEKAVEAYKAENPNATIELIDLRTIQPWDKKTIVESVKKTGRLLVVHEAVKSFSVSSEIIASVQNECFEYLKAPCERVTGYDIMIPFDAAEYFHQPDTNKIVDKIRKIIEFRF, encoded by the coding sequence ATGCCAGCATTCAATAATATTCAAGCATTAAACCATGCTTTAGAAATAGCTATGGAAAAACATAGTAATATAGTAATTTACGGAGAAGATGCCGGTTTTGAAGGTGGTGTCTTTAGAGCAACCGTTGGTTTACAACAAAAATTTGGTGAATCAAGAGTATTTGATGCCCCAATTGCAGAAGCTACCTTAGCAGGACAAGCAATTGGAATGAGTGTTGCTGGAATGAGACCAATTGTGGAAATGCAATTTGAAGGTTTCTCTTATCCAGCATTGCAAAATATTTTTACCCACGTAGCTCGTTTTAGAAATCGTACAAGAGGACGCTGAACTTGTCCAATGGTAATTCGTATGCCAATGGGTGGAGGAATTAGAGCCTTGGAACATCACTCTGAAGCAGTTGAAGCAATGTTTGCTCATTGTCCAGGTCTAACTGTTGTAATCCCATCAACCCCCTTTGACACTAAAGGATTGCTACTAGCAGCCATTGAATCAAATGATCCGGTAATCTTTTTGGAACCAACTAAAATTTATCGAGCATTTAAACAAGAAATCCCAGAAGAATATTACACTTTACCATTAGGAGAAGCTTATAAAATTCAAGAGGGAGATGACTTAACAATCGTTACTTATGGAGCTCAAGTGGTTGACTGTGAAAAAGCTGTTGAAGCTTATAAAGCGGAAAATCCTAACGCTACAATCGAATTAATTGATTTAAGAACTATTCAACCATGAGATAAAAAAACCATTGTTGAATCTGTTAAGAAAACTGGAAGACTATTGGTTGTTCATGAAGCTGTTAAATCATTTTCAGTATCATCAGAAATCATTGCCAGTGTTCAAAATGAATGTTTTGAGTATTTAAAAGCTCCTTGTGAAAGAGTTACAGGATATGATATTATGATTCCGTTTGATGCTGCAGAGTACTTCCATCAACCAGACACTAATAAGATTGTTGATAAAATTAGAAAAATAATAGAATTTAGATTTTAA
- a CDS encoding inorganic diphosphatase, with product MSNNVIEMIVEIPKGSSNKYEYDSLTKRISLDRVLYGANFYPGEYGFIENTLDWDGDPLDVISLVTYPTLPGVAVKVRILGSIKMIDNGEIDTKLFGVFNDDPRFNSYQKLSDVPQHLKDEIENFFLQYKALQKKSVRIDGWGDLAHAQKEIKECQERYKKYEKQLAKPNGKEEIMAEWKAKGLGQA from the coding sequence ATGAGTAATAATGTTATTGAGATGATTGTTGAAATTCCAAAAGGAAGCAGCAATAAATATGAGTATGATAGTTTAACTAAAAGAATCAGCTTAGATCGTGTTTTATATGGAGCTAACTTCTATCCAGGAGAATATGGCTTCATTGAAAACACTTTGGATTGAGATGGAGATCCCTTGGATGTTATTAGTTTAGTAACCTATCCAACTCTTCCTGGAGTTGCTGTTAAAGTTAGAATTCTTGGAAGCATTAAAATGATTGATAATGGGGAAATTGACACCAAACTATTTGGAGTATTCAATGATGATCCTCGCTTTAATAGTTATCAAAAACTAAGCGATGTTCCTCAACATTTAAAAGATGAAATTGAAAATTTTTTCCTTCAATATAAAGCACTGCAAAAAAAATCAGTGAGAATTGATGGTTGAGGAGATTTAGCACACGCCCAAAAAGAAATTAAAGAGTGTCAAGAACGCTACAAGAAATACGAAAAACAATTAGCAAAACCAAACGGTAAAGAAGAAATCATGGCTGAATGAAAAGCCAAAGGTTTAGGTCAAGCATAA